The Devosia sp. 1566 sequence TCCTTGAAGGCATGATCCGGTCCGTGCGCACGGCCACCAAGATGCTGGCCGGTGCGAGCCCGAGCTTTGAGGAAAAGGTCACCCAGCTGGTCGGCGCTCCCGCCGGCCGCGAAGATGAAGCCGTGATCGAAGATGCGCGCGCCAAGCTCGATGCGGTGCTCAAGCGCTCCGGTTTTGTCAACGGCACTCTGGGCCAGCGCGTCGCGGCTTGGGAGGAGGCTCGCGCGGTCCCCGCCGAGCAGGTCGAAACCGTGTTCCGCGAACTCATGGCCAAGGCCAAGGCCAAGACTGACGCTATGATCTTTGACACCGGCGATTATGACATGGTGCTCAACCCTGTGCGCGGCATGTTCTACACCGCGCGCTGCTCCTTTAACGAAGGCAAGATGGACCTCAATTTTGACCTGAGCTTCACGCGCGCTGCGCTCAAGCATCTGGTCTGCCACGAAGTTTATCCCGGGCACTCAACTCAGCTCCTGTCGACCAAGGCCGCAGTGGATGCGGGCGAGGCGCCTGCCGATGCGCTGCTGATCACCACCGATGCCATCACTGGTTGCGTACAGGAGGGCATCGGCGATCAGGGCGTGCACCTGATCCATTTCGTGGAGGACGATGATGACGCGATCCATATCGAGCTGCGCCGCGTCCGCTCCGCTGCCCAGACCAGCGCTGCCTGGATGTTGATGGTCGAAGGCGTGCCGCGCGAGGACGTAGCCGACTATCTGCGCACTACGGCGATGGGGCAGGAAGCCTGGGTGCAAGGTCGCCTGCGTATGGCCGCCCATCCGTTCCGGGGACCGTTCATCTCGTCCTACTGGGCTGGCAATGAGACCGTCCGCAAAGTGCGCGAACGCGTCAGCGACGCTGAGCGCCCCGCTTTCATCAAGGCGCTCTACTCCTACGCCAATTCGCCCGAGAGCCTGTCGATGTTCCCCCAGGTCGCCAACTAAAAGAAGGTCAGGGCTCCACCCATGAAGTTCACGATAATCGGTGCAGGGGCCATCGGCGGCCTTGCAGGCGCCTACATGACCAAGGCGGGCCACGACGTCCTGCTCGTTGATCGCTGGAAAGAGCATGTCGATGCCCTCAACGAAAAGGGGATGAGCATTGACGGCGTTCGGGGCGACATGAACATCCCCGTCAAGGCTGCAACGCCCGACCAGCTCTCGGGCGATCTCGGCGTCGTGCTCATCGCCACCAAGTCCCAGCACACGCTTGAAGCGCTCGGGCAAATTGCCCCGCTGCTGACTCCCGATAGCGCCGTCGTTTCCTATCAGAATGGCTTCAACGAGCCCGACATGGTGGCACTGCTCGACAAGGCAGGGCTGCCCGGCAAGGACATGGTCATCGGCTCGATCCCCAATTACGGCGGTGCGCTGGTTGACCCCGGCTACGTCGAGTTCGTCCATGAAGGCCCCATCCAGCTGGGCGAAATGAACGGCGAGATGACGCCGCGCCTCAAGGAAATCGGCGATGCGCTTTCTGCCCTAACCGAGGTGCAGTATTCCGACCGCATCTGGGGCCAAATCTGGGCCAAGGAAGTCTATTCCGCCCAAGTGGTGTTTTCCGCGCTGGCGGACGCCAAGATCCGCGACACGCTTGGGGTTGAGCGCTATGCCCGCCTCGCCGGCGCGGTGGTCAAGGAGGCACTCGAGATCGCCGATGCCAATGGCATCGAGGTGCAGGCGTTCGACTTCTTCGATCCGGCCAACTACCGGGTCAAGACGGCCGATGATACCAAAAAGCTGATCGACAACGTCAATCACGCCATCTGGCTCCTCAAAAAGGACCAGGACAACAAGCCCACCCACAACTTCAAGAAGAAGGGGTCGGGCATCTGGTGGGACATCGTTTATCGCAAACGCCCATCTGAAACGCGCGCTTTTGCCGGCAAGCTCATCGAGTTCGGCAAGAAGGCCGGTGCCGATACCCGCCTGAATGAAAAGATGGTGGGCATGATCTACGAGATCGAGGATGGCAAGCGCCAGCTCGGCTTTCACAACTATGATGAACTCGAAGCCTATGCGGCCCAGATCGGAAAGACCCTGCCATGACCAGCAAACTCGGCGTCGGCCTTATCGGCGCGCATACCTGGGCCGACAAGGCGCACCTGCCGGGCTACAAGGCCCATGAACGGGTGGAACTGGTCGCGGTTTGCGATCTCGATCCTGATCGTGCCCGGGCGATGGGCGAGAAATATGGGGCGAAAAAGGTCTATACCGACCCCGAAAAGCTGATCGCTGATCCAGATGTGCAGATGGTCGATGTCTGCACGCCAACCCATACCCACCTGCCGCTAAGCCTGCTGGCCATTGAAGGCGGCAAGCATGTACTGTCGGAAAAGCCGCTTCACACCGAAGCGGCGCCTGCCTTCGCTGCCGCCGCCAAGGCTGACGCCAAGGGCGTGCGCACCAAACTCGGCTTCACCTTCCGCTATTCGCCCGCCATCCGTCAGATCAAGAAGTGGATCGATGATGGCACGCTTGGCGAAGTGTTCCACATCCATGGCTTTGAGCAGAATTCGCAATGGCTCGATCCGCAAGAGCCGCTGCGCCAGATCACCCCGGGTGTCGATCGCAATTCCCTGATCCCGGCGTCCATCGTCGGCTATGGTTCGCACCTCATCGACCTGATGCGCTGGCTCGGCGGTGAGTTCGGCTCGGTCGCCTCCACCATGAAGAACTTCATCCCCGAGCGTATCGTGCGCGGTGAAGTGGGGCTGCAGAAGATCAAGGTCGAAGACGGCGCCGTGGCACTGGTCGAATACGCCAATGGCGCGCAGGGCCTGTTACAGACATCATACGTCGCCGTCGGCAATTATCCCGGCGTCGAGATTCGCGTTTATGGGTCCAAAGGGGCGGCGGTCGCGCGCCTCATCTCGGAGTTCGGGACGGCCGAAACGCTCAAGATCGCCAAGGCCGAAGCGGTCGAGTTCATCCCCTATGACGTGGGTCCCGAGGCGCTGCCGCCGGGCACAACGCTCAACACGCCCTGGCCCGAGCTCTACTACCGCAACCTCGTGCGCCATTTCGTTGATGAAATCCTCGAAGACCGGCCGCAGGAATGCACCTTCTACGATGGCGCTAAGAGCCAGGAGATCGTCGACGCGATCATCAAAGCCCATTTCGAGCGCCGCTGGGTCGACTTGCCGGGCAAGAGCGCATGACGCTCTCCTACGATCCCGCTGTTGTCGATGACTTCCTTGCCCATCACTGGCGCCATCGCCCGGTGGACGCAACCTTCATGGGTGACAAGGGTCACGACGCGGCTCTGCCGCCTGCCGCACCCGATACGCTGGCGCAGGAGATCGCCGCAATCGACGATCTCCTCGCCCGCCTCGAACCGACTGACGAACCGGACGAACTCGGCGACCGGCTTGACCGACGCATGATGATTGCCGAACTGCGGATGCAGCGTTTATCGGCGCAGACCCGGCCGCGTTTGCACAACCCGGCCTGGTATTCGGGCGAAGCGGCATTCTCCATCATCTCGCTGCTCCTGCCGCAATCCATGCCGATCCGCCACGCGGCGTTGATTGCCCGCCTTGGCGGCATTTCGGACTTTCTTGCGGCTGCCGCAGCGCGGCTCCAGGACGTGGCGGCGCCACAGGGCTGGGTCAAGCGCGCGCAAAAGGAAGCCATCGCGATGGCCGGCTTCTTGCGCACCGACATCAAGCTGCATGAGGAATTTGCCGATGACTGGGCTGAGCCGGCCCGCCGCGCCGCAGATGCGTTCGAGGCTTTTGGGGCGGCTATCGAAGGCAGGCCCGATGCCGATCCGGCTAGTGGCGAAGCCTATCTCACCCAGCTTATGGCCGGCATCCACGGCCTCACCATGTCGCCGCGCGAAGCGGTGGACATGGCCGAAGCCGCCTACAAGCGTATGGGCGAGGAAATGGCCGAGATGACCCGCGCCATAGACCCCACCCGCACGGCCGACCAGATACTTGCCGGTCTTGCCGAGATCCATCCCGCTGATGCAGAGGCTGTCTTTGATAGTTACATGGATTGGGATGTGCAGGCCGTTGCGCGAGGGGCCGCGCTCGTCACTCCTGCGCAGGAATATGATCTCGACTATCGCTGGATGGCACCGTGCTTTCGCAAGATCAGCCAGCCCCTGTATTTCCTGTTCTATCGCTCTCCCCCTGCCCTTAATCCAGGGGTGGGTAGCGTTTACTGGGTCACCCCGCCTGGCGAGGACCAAGCTGCGTTTTTGCGTGCCAACAACACAGCGATGGTCAAGACCATCCATTCGGTCCACCACGGCAGCGTCGGCCACCACACGCAAAACACCCGCGCTCGCGCGGCAGCCTCGCGCCTTGCCCGCCTTGCCGGTACCGATTGCGCACTGGGTCTAGCCTTTCTCGGCGCCGGCACGCTGATCGAAGGCTGGGCCTGCTATGTGGAAGACCTGCTCATGGAAGCGCCGGGCTTTTACACGCCTGAGGAAATCCTGCTTCTCAAGCAGTTTGAGCGCAGAAATGCCGCGAGCGTCCTTGTCGATATCAAGCTCCATCTTGGAGATTGGAGCCTAGAGGACGCCATGGCCTTTTATCGCGAGGCCGGCTTTGCCGCCGCCCGTGTCCAGGGCGAAGTGGTGCGCAATTCCATGCTGCCGGGCTCGCGCCTCATGTATTGGCTGGGCGTCGAAGGCATCAAGGCCTTGCGCGGGCGCTGGAAGAGCGACACGCTGAGCTTCCACGACAGCCTGCTCAGCTATGGCCATATGCCGCTGGCCTGGATTGCCGAGGAAATGGAAAGGGCAGGACAACTCAACCCATGACGTCGCACAACACAGTGCCTTTGCTCGACATCAAGGGGCTCGTCACCGAGTTCAGCACCGAATCCGGCTTGGTTCGCGCCGTCAAAGGCGTGGACCTAACCATTGGCCAGGGCGAAACCGTCGCTCTTGTGGGCGAGAGCGGGTCGGGCAAGTCCGTCACCAGTCTTTCCGTCATGCGCTTGATCCCCAAGGGGGTCGGCGCCATCGCCGGCGGCGAAATGCTGTTCCGCACCCGCGCCGGTCAGGTTATCGATCTGGTGAAGCAGCCTGAACATGCCATGCGTGCCATTCGCGGCAATGAAATCGGCATGATCTTCCAGGAGCCCATGACTTCGCTCAACCCGACCCAGAAGGTCGGGGCCCAGATTGCCGAAGCGGCCCGTCTCCATCAGGATCTCACGCGCAAGCAGGCCTGGAACCGCGCCGTAGAGATGCTGGCACTGGTCGAAATCCCTGATCCAGCCCGTCGCGCCGATATCTATCCGCACCAGATGTCGGGCGGCATGCGCCAGCGCGTCATGATCGCGATGGCTCTGGCCTGCAATCCCGCACTCCTGATCGCCGATGAGCCGACCACGGCCCTCGACGTCACGGTGCAACTGCAGATCCTCGAACTCATGCGCCGCCTGCAGCGCGAGATCGGCATGGGCATCCTATTCATCACCCACAATCTTGGGGTCGTCGCCGAGATCGCCGACCGCGTCGCCGTCATGTATGGCGGCCGCATTGTTGAGACCGCACCAGTGCGCGAACTCTTCGCCCGGCCCAGCCACCCTTATACGCGCGGCCTGCTCAACAGCCTGCCTGTTGTGGATCACGCCGCCCGCAGCCGTGGCGAAGAGCTGCGGCTGCGCGCCATACCGGGCAGCGTCGTTGATCCGCGCAATCCCCCACAAGGCTGCGATTTCAATCCACGCTGCGCCTGGGTCATCCCTGAATGCCGCGCCGCGGTGCCGCCGCTCCTACCTGTCGTTCCCGAGCATCGGGCGCGCTGCATCCGCTGGAACGAAGTCCATGGCTGATCCGCTCCTGGTCGTTGACGACCTCAAGGTTCACTATCCCATCGGCAAGACGCTCTTCAAAGAAGGTGTCACGCTGCGGGCGCTCGACGGCGTCTCGTTCACCGTTGGGAAAGGCGAAGTCGTCGGTCTCGTCGGTGAATCCGGCTCGGGCAAGACCACGCTCGGCCGCGCCGTGCTGCGCCTTGTTGAGCCCACTTCGGGCAAGGTGCGGCTAGGCGACAAGGAGGTCACGGCGCTGTTGCCGCCCGACCTCAAAGCCCTGCGCAGCAAGATGCAGATCATCTTCCAGGATCCCTATGCGAGCCTCAACCCACGCATGAGCGTCGGCCAGACGCTGGGCGAAGCATTGATGCTGCACAAGATCGGTACGCGGAAGGATCGGGACCAGCGCATCGGCGACCTTCTCGAAAAGGTCGGCCTGCCGCGCAGCGCCGCGGCACGCTTCCCGCATGAGTTTTCCGGCGGGCAACGCCAGCGCATCGGCATCGCCCGGGCATTGGCGGTCAATCCCCAGTTCATCGTCGCAGACGAGCCGGTCTCGGCCTTGGACGTTTCGATCCAGGCGCAGATCATCAACCTGCTGCAGGATCTTCGGCGCGAGTTGGGCCTGTCGCTGCTCTTTATCGGTCACGATCTCTCCGTCATCGAGTTCCTTTGTGACCGCGTCATTGTGCTCTATCTCGGCCGTGTCATGGAAATGGGCACGGCTGCCGAGCTATATGCCAAGCCGCGCCATCCCTATACCCGCGCGCTGCTCGATGCAGCCCCAGTGCCTGACCCTACCATTCGGCGCAAACGCATTACCCTGAAGGGCGACTTGCCCAGCCCGGTGAACCCGCCCTCGGGATGCGTTTTCCGAACCCGGTGCCCCTATGCGATTGAAGCCTGTGCGCAAATTGTTCCACCGCTTGAAGCCACGCAGAACGGTCACAGCGTCGCCTGCATCCGCAGCCACGAACTCGATTTGACCAACCCATTAGCCTAGAAGGCGTGGCTAATTTCGTGGCACCCTGTTCAGACTTGCGCCAGTAGCGGAGCAAGCCATGTCCATTTCGGCTGAAATCATAGTTCACATGAGCTGATGTACGGGGAATTTAGATTTTTTCGGCCATTGCATGACCCAAGCATCGCGCACCATGCTCGCTGACATGAAACGGTTATTTATTGCCTCGCGAGGCAACCCTGAACATCTGGCCCAACTATTCCGTGCCGAGTTGCCGGACTTCGATGTGCTGACCGAGCAGCCCAAGGATGGCGATGCCGATGTGCCATATATTGTTGTCGGGCGCCCACTGCCGGGCGTCGTGCGGGCTGTTCCTGGCCTGAAGCTCGTCCTCAGCCTGAATGCCGGCATCGAGCATCTGCTCGCGAGCGGCGAAGTGCCCGAGGAACTGCCGATCGTGCGATTGGTCGATGATGGGCTCGCCCTGGGCATGGCCGAGTGGGTCCTGGCTCAGGCCCTGGCCTGGCACCGTAACCTGTTCCTTTACGCAGAGCTGCAGAGCAAGGGGGAATGGGCCCCACAGCCGGAAAAGCTCGCCAATGAGCGCAAGGTGACCGTTCTTGGGGCGGGCGCACTTGGCCGCCCAGTCGCCGAACACTTCGTGCGCTTGGGCTTCGGCACCCATGTCTGGGCTCGCTCCAGGCACAGCATTCCGGGCGCGAGCACATTTTCCGGCACGGATCAGTTGCCGGAGGCCGCGCGAGGCGCCGACATCCTGGTCAATCTTTTGCCGCTGACCGCAGAGACCGCCGACCTGATCGATGCGGACCTGCTCGCAGTTCTTGCCGATGGCGCGTTCTTCATCAACGCAGCCAGAGGCGGCCATGTCGTCGATGCCGATCTGATTGCGGCGCTCGACAGCGGCAAGCTCAGCGGGGCTGCACTCGACGTTTTCCGAACCGAGCCGTTGCCGATCGAAGATCCGCTCTGGCAGCATCCCCGGGTGCGCCTTTCTCCCCATGTCGCCGCCCCCACCCACCAGCATATGGCGGTCAAGGAAATGGCGGCCAATATCCGGCGCTTCGAACAAGGAGAGCCGGTGCGCAACGTCGTTGATCGGAGCCTGGGTTACTGAGCAAGACCGGCAAAACCGGCGAAACAAGCAATTGCATCAAGGAAGGGACATCATGAAGACTAAGCTTACGCGCCGCGTCGTGCTCCAGGGCATTCTCGCCGGTACTACCGCCTTCGCCACCATGCGCGTGCTGCCCGCAATGGCCCAGCAGGCTGGCGGCACCCTCAATGTCGGCCTCACCTATGAGCTCGACACCATGAATACCTATTCCACCGGCTTCCTCGCCGATGCCCAGCACACCGTGATCGAGGGCCTGATCGCTCCTGACAAGGATGCCCGCTATGTACCGGTGCTGGCCAAGGAAGTGCCGACGCTTGAGAATGGCGGCATTGTCTTGTCCGAAGACGGCTCCAAGATGACGATCACCTATAAGCTCCATGAGAATGTGAAGTGGCATGACGGCGAGCCCCTCACCTCGGCCGACGTGAAGTTCACCTGGGAAGCGGTCAAAGATCCCGCCTTCATCGCCGAGTCCAAGGACGGCACGCAGGACATCGACAGCATCGACCTGCCCGACGACTACACCGTCGTGTGCAACTACAACACGGTGAAGCCGAACTTCGCCTCGACCCTCTTTACCTTCGGCATCATGCCCAAGCACCTGCTGGAAGGCACCGACCTCAACACCTCGTCCTATAACGAGACCCCTGTGGGCACCGGCCCGTTCAAGGTCGCGGAATTTGTGCGTGGCCAATATGTCGTGCTCGACAAGAACACCGATTACTGGCGCACTGCCGAGAACGGGGACGCACTGCCCTATCTCGATCGCCTGGTGTTCCGCATCGTTACCGACAGCAACACCTTAATCACCCAGCTGCAGAGCGGCGAACTCGACATGGCCGTCTCGGTGCCCTATGGCCGCGCTTCGCAGCTTGAAGGCGCCAACGGGCTTGAGATCGTCGTTGGCCAGCAGCTGAGCTGGGGCCACCTCGACTTCAACTTCCGCAACGAACTGCTCGCCGATCTCGCCGTCCGCAAGGCGGTGGCGCATGCCATCAATCGCGAGACGCTGATCCGCGTGCAAGGTGGATTCCCTACCCCGATCAAGTCCCTCGTCCTGCCCATCTTCGACCTCTACGATGATGCGACGCCGGAATACGTCTATGACGTTGCTGCCGCCAATGCGCTGCTCGACGAGGCAGGCTATGCCCGTGGCGGTGACGGCATCCGCGAAAAGGACGGCCAGCGCCTGAGCTTTGCCTTCGTGGTGCAGTCGGGCCGTGCTGACGACGAGAACGTGCAGCAGGTGATCATCGCCCAGCTCAAGGAAATCGGCATCGAGGCGAGCGCTGACAACAAGACCGGCGTTGCCTATCGCGAGGCCCGCTACAGCGGGGGTTACGACCTGATCTATGGCCGCTGGATCACTTCGGCCGACCCTGTCTACTCGACGTTCTACGGCTCGGAAGGCGAGAACAACGGTCAGGGCTATTCCAACCCTGAACTCGACGCGGTGTTTGCACGTCTTGAGAACACGCTCGATCCGCAAGAGCGCAAAGCCGCTGCGTCCGAGATGCAGCGCATCATTGCCGAAGATCTTCCTGCCATCGCACTGACCCAGGGCGTTTCCGTTATTGCCAAGCCGGTGGAACTCAAGAACTTCGTTCCCAATCCCACCAACATGACCAATTTCGTGGACACCAAGGAATGGTATCTTGAGGCTTGAGGCCTCAAGCGCGACACTTGAACTGCATGCCGGCCCTGCTTGTGCAGGGCCGGTGGCTCCGTAGCCCCAGGGAGCAAGATGAGCCTAAGCTATATTATCCGCCGCATTCTGGGCGCCATCCCACTGCTTTTGGGCATTTCGGTCATCCTCTTCGTCATCATCCAGCTGGCGCCCGGTGGCCCGCTCGATATCTATGCCGAGAACCCGTCCGTCAGTAAGGAAGCGCTGGCCCAGATTGCGGCGCGCTATGGGCTGGATCAGCCGGTTCCCGTTCAATACTTCCTGTGGCTCAAAGCCATTCTCGTGGGCGATTGGGGCTATTCCATTCGCACGGGCCGCCCCGTGCTCGACGAAATTGTCCTGCGCCTCGGGCCGACACTGCAATTGGGCGGGCTGGCCATGCTCGTTTCGCTGCTGATCGCCGTTCCCGTTGGCATCATCAGCGCCGCCCGCCGCGGCTCCAAGCTCGACGGTACCGTGACCGTCCTAAGCTTTGCCGGGATCTCCACTCCGGTGTTCTGGCTCGCCCTGCTGCTTCAGCTTCTGTTCAGTGTTCAGCTCGGCTGGCTTCCGTCCGCCGGCTACCAGTCCATCGGCGATGGGTCCTTCATCGACCGGCTCCGGCACATCATCATGCCGGCCGCCGTTCTCTCGCTTGCCACGGTCGCCAGCTGGAGCCGTTTTATTCGCTCGGGCATGATCGATGTGCTCCACCAGGATTATATCCGCACCGCCTATGCCAAAGGGCGCGGTGAAAAGGCAGTCCTGTTCTACCATGCCCTGCGCAACGCCATGATCCCGGCGGTGACGGTCATTGCCGTCGACTTCGTGACCATCATTTCAGGCGCCGTCATCACAGAAACTGTGTTCGCCTGGCCCGGCATTGGTCGGCTGTTCATGGAAAGCATGGATGGGCGCGACTACCCCATGCTGATGGGTCTGATGATGATGGGTTCACTTGCAATTGTCGTCGCCAATATCGTGGCCGACCTTTGTTACGCTGCGCTCGATCCCAGGATCCGCTATGACTGAAGCAACGATTGCCGGCGCCATTAACCCGGCCGCGCCGCCCCAGAGCTACTGGCGCCGCGTCATCCGCCGCTTTCTCAAGCGCCGCCTCGCCGTTGTCGGTGCGGTGTTCCTGGTGTTGCTCGGGCTGGCCGTCACATTCGGGCCGATGGTTTCACCCTATAGCTATGACTACCAGGACTTCGAGCTCCTTGGCATGCCCGGACCAATGTCGGCCGAACACTGGCTGGGCACGGACGAGCTAGGGCGCGACGCGCTGACGCGCCTCCTGCATGGTGGCCGTGTCTCGCTCGCTGTCGGTCTGGCCGGTGCCATGATCGCCGGTATTGTCGGGACGTTGGTTGGAGCCGTTTCCGGCTTTTATCGTGGGATCCCCGACGTCCTCCTCATGCGCTTCACCGATGTCATGATGTCGATCCCAACCCTCCCACTGGTGCTACTCCTATCCGGGCTTTTTCGCCCCAGCCCGCCGCTTCTGGTCGCAATAGTGGGCATCCTGATCTGGATGGGTACGGCACGTTTGGTCCGCAGCCAGTTTCTCGCCTTGCGTGAGCGCGAATTCGTCGAAGCAGCCCGTGCGCTGGGGGCGAGCGGACCACGGCTGATGTTCCGGCACATCCTTCCCAATGCCATCGGCCCCATCACTGTGGCCTCGACCCTGGCGGTGGGCAGCGCCATCATGATGGAATCGGCGCTGTCCTTCCTTGGCTTCGGCATCCAGCCACCAGTGCCGACCTGGGGTAACCTGCTGAACAGCGCCTCGTCCTGGCTGTCGCAGGCCCCTTGGCTCGCCATCCCACCGGGACTTCTCATCCTCTTCACGGTACTCGCCGTTAACTTCCTCGGCGACGGGTTGCGGGACGCCATGGAGCCGCGGGAGTAAACAAGAGCGCGCTTGGATCTATATCGCGAACTGCACATCAGGAATGGCGCAGCGGATCCTGCCGCCACGCCATTCGCCGCGCCCGCCCGGACCCGACTGTCCGTCATTTGGCCTTCGACTTGGGCAACTCTGTACAGACCGGCTCTCCCAAGTCCGTACAGCCGTTGTCAGTGTGGACGCCCCCGCTTGCCGTCGGGAGTCGTGCGGACCGAAACACAGCCCTCGGGCAACATGCCCACCTGTCCTCGGTCTACTTGGTCGTGAGATTATAGTAGGTGACGTCTGGCGAGGAGCCCTGCACGAAGCCTTCCACATTCTCCCGATCGGCCCGCTGCGAGGTGGCCTGGAACATGATGACGTACGGACCCTCATCCAAGAGCCGTTTCTGCAGGTCGATATAGGCCTGCATGCGCGCCTCGGTGTCGCTCTCCTCGGCGGCGGCCCTGGTGGCCGCGGTTAGCTCAGGCGAGTCCCAGGCATTGCGCCAGGCCAGCGGCTTGGCCGTGGCTTCGTCGGAATTGTCGCTGTTGGTGATGAAGCCGTCGGCATTGGTGTGCGGGTCCATGTAGTCGGGGCCCCAATAGACCATCAGCGCCTCGTGCTCGCGCGCGCGATACTTGGTCAGCATGGGCGCCATTTCCGAGGACACGATGTTCACGGTGACACCGGCTTGCGCAAAGGTGGACTGCACCGATTGGGCCATGTTGACAAAGGGCGAGAAATTGGGCGCA is a genomic window containing:
- a CDS encoding 2-dehydropantoate 2-reductase N-terminal domain-containing protein → MKFTIIGAGAIGGLAGAYMTKAGHDVLLVDRWKEHVDALNEKGMSIDGVRGDMNIPVKAATPDQLSGDLGVVLIATKSQHTLEALGQIAPLLTPDSAVVSYQNGFNEPDMVALLDKAGLPGKDMVIGSIPNYGGALVDPGYVEFVHEGPIQLGEMNGEMTPRLKEIGDALSALTEVQYSDRIWGQIWAKEVYSAQVVFSALADAKIRDTLGVERYARLAGAVVKEALEIADANGIEVQAFDFFDPANYRVKTADDTKKLIDNVNHAIWLLKKDQDNKPTHNFKKKGSGIWWDIVYRKRPSETRAFAGKLIEFGKKAGADTRLNEKMVGMIYEIEDGKRQLGFHNYDELEAYAAQIGKTLP
- a CDS encoding Gfo/Idh/MocA family oxidoreductase, which gives rise to MTSKLGVGLIGAHTWADKAHLPGYKAHERVELVAVCDLDPDRARAMGEKYGAKKVYTDPEKLIADPDVQMVDVCTPTHTHLPLSLLAIEGGKHVLSEKPLHTEAAPAFAAAAKADAKGVRTKLGFTFRYSPAIRQIKKWIDDGTLGEVFHIHGFEQNSQWLDPQEPLRQITPGVDRNSLIPASIVGYGSHLIDLMRWLGGEFGSVASTMKNFIPERIVRGEVGLQKIKVEDGAVALVEYANGAQGLLQTSYVAVGNYPGVEIRVYGSKGAAVARLISEFGTAETLKIAKAEAVEFIPYDVGPEALPPGTTLNTPWPELYYRNLVRHFVDEILEDRPQECTFYDGAKSQEIVDAIIKAHFERRWVDLPGKSA
- a CDS encoding DUF885 family protein; the encoded protein is MTLSYDPAVVDDFLAHHWRHRPVDATFMGDKGHDAALPPAAPDTLAQEIAAIDDLLARLEPTDEPDELGDRLDRRMMIAELRMQRLSAQTRPRLHNPAWYSGEAAFSIISLLLPQSMPIRHAALIARLGGISDFLAAAAARLQDVAAPQGWVKRAQKEAIAMAGFLRTDIKLHEEFADDWAEPARRAADAFEAFGAAIEGRPDADPASGEAYLTQLMAGIHGLTMSPREAVDMAEAAYKRMGEEMAEMTRAIDPTRTADQILAGLAEIHPADAEAVFDSYMDWDVQAVARGAALVTPAQEYDLDYRWMAPCFRKISQPLYFLFYRSPPALNPGVGSVYWVTPPGEDQAAFLRANNTAMVKTIHSVHHGSVGHHTQNTRARAAASRLARLAGTDCALGLAFLGAGTLIEGWACYVEDLLMEAPGFYTPEEILLLKQFERRNAASVLVDIKLHLGDWSLEDAMAFYREAGFAAARVQGEVVRNSMLPGSRLMYWLGVEGIKALRGRWKSDTLSFHDSLLSYGHMPLAWIAEEMERAGQLNP
- a CDS encoding ABC transporter ATP-binding protein, giving the protein MTSHNTVPLLDIKGLVTEFSTESGLVRAVKGVDLTIGQGETVALVGESGSGKSVTSLSVMRLIPKGVGAIAGGEMLFRTRAGQVIDLVKQPEHAMRAIRGNEIGMIFQEPMTSLNPTQKVGAQIAEAARLHQDLTRKQAWNRAVEMLALVEIPDPARRADIYPHQMSGGMRQRVMIAMALACNPALLIADEPTTALDVTVQLQILELMRRLQREIGMGILFITHNLGVVAEIADRVAVMYGGRIVETAPVRELFARPSHPYTRGLLNSLPVVDHAARSRGEELRLRAIPGSVVDPRNPPQGCDFNPRCAWVIPECRAAVPPLLPVVPEHRARCIRWNEVHG
- a CDS encoding oligopeptide/dipeptide ABC transporter ATP-binding protein, with protein sequence MADPLLVVDDLKVHYPIGKTLFKEGVTLRALDGVSFTVGKGEVVGLVGESGSGKTTLGRAVLRLVEPTSGKVRLGDKEVTALLPPDLKALRSKMQIIFQDPYASLNPRMSVGQTLGEALMLHKIGTRKDRDQRIGDLLEKVGLPRSAAARFPHEFSGGQRQRIGIARALAVNPQFIVADEPVSALDVSIQAQIINLLQDLRRELGLSLLFIGHDLSVIEFLCDRVIVLYLGRVMEMGTAAELYAKPRHPYTRALLDAAPVPDPTIRRKRITLKGDLPSPVNPPSGCVFRTRCPYAIEACAQIVPPLEATQNGHSVACIRSHELDLTNPLA
- a CDS encoding glyoxylate/hydroxypyruvate reductase A yields the protein MTQASRTMLADMKRLFIASRGNPEHLAQLFRAELPDFDVLTEQPKDGDADVPYIVVGRPLPGVVRAVPGLKLVLSLNAGIEHLLASGEVPEELPIVRLVDDGLALGMAEWVLAQALAWHRNLFLYAELQSKGEWAPQPEKLANERKVTVLGAGALGRPVAEHFVRLGFGTHVWARSRHSIPGASTFSGTDQLPEAARGADILVNLLPLTAETADLIDADLLAVLADGAFFINAARGGHVVDADLIAALDSGKLSGAALDVFRTEPLPIEDPLWQHPRVRLSPHVAAPTHQHMAVKEMAANIRRFEQGEPVRNVVDRSLGY
- a CDS encoding peptide ABC transporter substrate-binding protein, which gives rise to MKTKLTRRVVLQGILAGTTAFATMRVLPAMAQQAGGTLNVGLTYELDTMNTYSTGFLADAQHTVIEGLIAPDKDARYVPVLAKEVPTLENGGIVLSEDGSKMTITYKLHENVKWHDGEPLTSADVKFTWEAVKDPAFIAESKDGTQDIDSIDLPDDYTVVCNYNTVKPNFASTLFTFGIMPKHLLEGTDLNTSSYNETPVGTGPFKVAEFVRGQYVVLDKNTDYWRTAENGDALPYLDRLVFRIVTDSNTLITQLQSGELDMAVSVPYGRASQLEGANGLEIVVGQQLSWGHLDFNFRNELLADLAVRKAVAHAINRETLIRVQGGFPTPIKSLVLPIFDLYDDATPEYVYDVAAANALLDEAGYARGGDGIREKDGQRLSFAFVVQSGRADDENVQQVIIAQLKEIGIEASADNKTGVAYREARYSGGYDLIYGRWITSADPVYSTFYGSEGENNGQGYSNPELDAVFARLENTLDPQERKAAASEMQRIIAEDLPAIALTQGVSVIAKPVELKNFVPNPTNMTNFVDTKEWYLEA
- a CDS encoding ABC transporter permease, which translates into the protein MSLSYIIRRILGAIPLLLGISVILFVIIQLAPGGPLDIYAENPSVSKEALAQIAARYGLDQPVPVQYFLWLKAILVGDWGYSIRTGRPVLDEIVLRLGPTLQLGGLAMLVSLLIAVPVGIISAARRGSKLDGTVTVLSFAGISTPVFWLALLLQLLFSVQLGWLPSAGYQSIGDGSFIDRLRHIIMPAAVLSLATVASWSRFIRSGMIDVLHQDYIRTAYAKGRGEKAVLFYHALRNAMIPAVTVIAVDFVTIISGAVITETVFAWPGIGRLFMESMDGRDYPMLMGLMMMGSLAIVVANIVADLCYAALDPRIRYD